ACCCCCACTGAGTGGGCAGCGAAGGAGCCCAGACTCGCTCTGTGCCACATTTGGCAGCGGAAATGTGGAATGCTGGCGATTGTGCTGCCAGTTACAAGCTGCTCAATGTCTTAGTTCCCCAAACAGCAGAAGGCACGCTGTACTTATTTCATGCAAAATATGAGGGTTAATGACCTGCCACCTAGAAAAGTGGTCAAAATTCGGCATGGGAAGAGCAGTGCTACAGGCAAGTGAATGAAATATTACTGCGGATAAATAATTCTGATGATAGAAGGAATATTTAGCAGTTTAAATAAAAGTAGAGTCCAGAAGTAAACAGGTAGGAATGAAACCAAAGGCAGTCTGACACCCGGCTACCTCCCTGGCCCAGGAGCCAGGACAGGGTCGCACCTTGTAGTTGAGGCCCAGGAAGCGAATCTcggccagcagctgctgcaggcggCCCTGGCGCcgcacctcctccagccccgctgcgcCCGTCCGCAGGAATGGCCCTGTGCTGCCCCACAGGACGGCCACCAGCAGCAACGCCACTGCCTCTCCTGCGGCACAGCCTGGTCTCAGCAGCCTGATGGCCCCAGGGGAACACCGGTCTGCCATAACCACCACAACCGTCCTTGGAGGGCCCGCACCGGCTCAGCCCACCCTCGTCCACCCTCGTCCACCCCcacagaggtgggggagagctggTCCACCAGCATCCCCGTCATGGACAGCCTTCACCAGCCCAGCTCACTGCTGTCTCCCACCGTGAAGGGCCTTGCGCTGGGCCTGCTCCCCCATTCCCCTCGGGGATAAACCCTGCAGCAAGCCCAGCCTGCAGCCACGGACCCCTCAGGGAAGGCCCCTCACAGGGGAGTAAAATGAGTAAATTCACTAAATATTCACTAGGATATTTACATACGCAACCTGCGGCCACGCTCACTGGAGGAGAACACCTCAGCTAGCCGAGCCCGTGGCCACGCTCCTCCTGTGGCCACTTTCTCCCTTCAGGGGAGACCCCACAGCACACCAAACCCAAGGCCACATCCCCCTCAGCGGGGGCCAGGCCGCggccctgctcccccctcagGGAAGACCCCCTCCGGGGCCCAGCCCGTCGCCACGTCCCCCCTCAGGGGTCCAGCCGGTGTCTGTTTCCCTTCCCGAAGGAACCCCCCGCCCCCGTTCTCCCGCTCAGGGCAGACCCTTTCCCCGCCCGCCAGACACTCTCCTCACAGCCCCGGAAGCTCACCCACGGGCGCCATAGCGACGGTGACGTCTTTCCGGTCCGCCGCACCCTCTGACCCGGAAGCGATCGGCCGGCTCTCTTGCCTCAGCGCTGCCGCCATGGtgagagcggggccggggcgggccgggggtgGTGACCGGTGGTCGCGCCGTGCAGAGCCCCCGGGCCGGGGATCCCGGGCCACGGGGGCGTCGGGGGGCGGCAAAATGCCGCCCCCCGACGCCCCCGTGGCCCGGGATCCCCGGCCCGGGGGCTGAGGCCGTGCCTCGCCTGAGGCATTAAATGGCGTCTCCCCCCTCGTAGAAGCCGATCCTGCTGCAGGGCCATGAGCGTTCCATCACGCAGATCAAGTACAACCGGGAGGGTGACTTGCTTTTCACCGTGGCCAAGGATCCCGTGAGTGCCCGTCGTgaaaaccgcccccccccccccgcgataATCGAGCGGTTCATCAGTCCCATTAATTAATGCGCCGGGTGCTTGGCTGTTTTCGTCTCCCAGATTGTCAATGTTTGGTACTCGGTGAACGGAGAGAGGCTCGGCACCTACAACGGCCACACGGGAGCCGTCTGGTGCGTGGATGCAGACTGTATCCTTTGAGGGCAGAAACCAATTTGTCTGTCCCATACGTTTTATTTACGGTGATTCACTCGAGCTCGTTCCTCCCTCTCAGCTGCTGCACTCTTTTCTCTTGAAGAGGATAGTGTGTCTAACCCTTCTGCTGTCTTTTCCTTACTCTGTCTTTTTGGGTATTTTCCTTCCCAGGCTGTTGTGTGGAATGACGTGTGCTGCGTGCCCCGTCTTTTCTTGTTTGTGCACCATTGCTTTTGCTGGGGTGGCTCTGGGAGCTCAGGGAAGGTGTCCGAGTTGCATAAGATCTTCCATCttcagtgtgggcagcaggtagCAGAGACAAACCATGCAAAGGTTGAGTTAATGCAAGAGCTGGAAcctttttcttcaatatttcaaGAGGaaggttgtgggttttgtaatggGAGGACTGGGACTCCATGTCTGTACTGGAGTATTGCTGGTCCTGGAATGGAATTTGTCCAATCTCTGTGTAGTACGGCTTTTTTAATCTTGTGTGTAAATATTCTCTGGGAATTTAGATGTAGCTTTTTGGGGCTGAGAACGCGCTGATATTCCCTAACTGGTGATGTAGGGGACACACGACATGTGCTCACTGGCTCTGCGGATAACAGCTGTCGGCTCTGGGACTGTGAAACGGGTAAGACTCTGCTCTTCCCACGTACCTGCGTTAGCGtcagctctgtcctgctgtgAGGGCTGCTAAGCCTAAGGAGTGTGTGGTGTCAGTGTAGCGTGTGCTTGTTCGCCCCTCTGAAAGAGGTCTGAATCCGAACTCAGACTGCTGGAGGGGAGGgtttgtgtatataaatattcTAGTGAATATTTAGTGAATTTACTCACTTTACCGCCCAAGTAGTCAAAGTGTGCAGTTAGAGCTTGCAGGTCACCGAACCTGCTTGTCGGCTACGCCCGATGCTCTCATCCTCCCTCTGACCCTGCCGTTCAGCTGCTCGTTTTCACTAACCTTGTGATAAATTACCCGGTGAAGTGACGGTTTCTGTTCTGTGTTCAGGAAAGCAGCTCGCTCTGGTGAAGACCAGCTCAGCGGTGAGGACGTGTGGCTTTGACTTCGGAGGAAACATCATCATGTTTTCCACGGACAAGCAGATGGGGTATCAGTGTTTTGTGAGCTTCTTTGACCTCCGGGACCCCAGCCAGATCGGTGAGGAATCCGTGCCTGCACCAGGGAAAAAGGGGAAGTGTTGATCACTGGAGCCGGTGCcactgtgtctgtctgtctgtctccttccttcctgcagagAACAACGAGCCTTACATGAAAATCCCCTGCAGTGATTCTAAAATCACCAGTGCTGTGTGGGGCCCTCTGGGAGAGTTCATCATCGCCGGACATGAGAGCGGGGAGCTGAACCAGTTCAGTGCCAAGGTCAGTCTGATAAGGAACAGCATCTCCCTCGGGCAGCGGTGCTTGGGGGAGGATATCGCAGCATTCCTGTTGTGGTCATGGGATGGGATATGGGCTTTTTGGCTCAAACCAGCAGCCTCATGAAAGGATAGTTAAAATATCTGACTCCCTTAAGCAAGGCTGATATACCAGCATCTGCCCCGCTGCTGACAGCATCTCCTGAATTGTTGTTAATGGAGAGGTTGCGTGTACGCTCACTTCACTTGGCAGCACGCTGAAACTGCCTTCTTTACCCTTCAGTCAGGGGAGCAGCTTTCAAACATCAAGGAGCACACCAAGCAAATCAACGATATTCAGACCTCCAGGGACATGACCATGTTCATCA
Above is a window of Chroicocephalus ridibundus chromosome 19, bChrRid1.1, whole genome shotgun sequence DNA encoding:
- the TMEM234 gene encoding transmembrane protein 234; the encoded protein is MAAALRQESRPIASGSEGAADRKDVTVAMAPVGEAVALLLVAVLWGSTGPFLRTGAAGLEEVRRQGRLQQLLAEIRFLGLNYKYMVPFLLNQGGSLLFYLTLASADLSLAVPLCNSLALIVTLVTGRILGEDIGGERAVAGMLLTVLGVTLCVAGS
- the EIF3I gene encoding eukaryotic translation initiation factor 3 subunit I, encoding MKPILLQGHERSITQIKYNREGDLLFTVAKDPIVNVWYSVNGERLGTYNGHTGAVWCVDADWDTRHVLTGSADNSCRLWDCETGKQLALVKTSSAVRTCGFDFGGNIIMFSTDKQMGYQCFVSFFDLRDPSQIENNEPYMKIPCSDSKITSAVWGPLGEFIIAGHESGELNQFSAKSGEQLSNIKEHTKQINDIQTSRDMTMFITASKDNTAKLFDCTTLEHLKTFRTERPVNSAALSPIFDHVVLGGGQEAMDVTTTSTRIGKFEARFFHLAFEEEFGRVKGHFGPINSVAFHPDGKSYSSGGEDGYVRIHYFDPQYFEFEFEA